agaatGCCCTGAAGAAGCATATGATCGTTCATACTGAAGACAAACCATTTCAGTGTAATGTGTGTGGCAAAGGATTCCAGTATTATCAGAAATTAAAGGACCACAGCAATATTCACACTGGTGAACGTCCCTACAGTTGCACTGtatgcgaaaaaaaattttcgtctaAAAAGATGCTTGGTCAACACATGCATATTCACACAAGCCAGCTCTCGTACAAATGCATTGTATGCGGGAAAGAATTTGCCATTAAGGCTTACTTAACTAGACACATGTCTATTCACCAAAGTTTGTTCAAATATAAATGCGAAATGTGTGGCATAGGCTTTAATGATGCTGCTAACCTAACAAAACACAAACGCCTTCATACGAACGAAAAGTATAAATGCACCATTTGCGAGAAAGATTTTTCCAATAAGTATTATCTCAGCAGACACATGAAAATTCACGTGGATGGCTTCGAGCATAAGTGTGATGTGTGTGGCAAAGGATTCACCTCCAAATCAGTTTTGAAAGACCACGAAAACAGTCACACAGGTGAACGGCCTTACAAATGCACTGTCTGTGGAAAAGACTTTCATCGTAAAACAAAACTTTCTATACACATGAAATTTCACACAAGCGAGCAATCGTACAAATGCACCATATGTGGGAAGGATTTCGCCTTCATGGCTAATCTATCCCAACACATGCTTATTCACACGAATGATTATAAGCATGAGTGTGACGTGTGTGGCAAAGGATTTGTGACCAGAGCACTCTTGGAAGATCACAAACGCCTTCATACAGGAGAACGACCGTATAAATGCACCGTATGTGGAAAAGATTTCATCACTCGGTATTTCCTATCCAGACACATGCTTCTTCACACGAATGATTATAAGCATAAGTGTTACATTTGTGGCAAAGGATTTATGACCAAAAAACGCTTGCAAGATCATGAACGCCTTCATACAGGAGAGCGACCGTATAAATGCACTGTCTGTGGAAAAGACTTCGCGACTAACTATTACCTATCCAGACACAGGTTTATTCACGGAAGAGATCATAGGTACAAGTGTGAAGTGTGTGGCAAAGGCtttcatgagagtactaacctCGCGAGACACATACACATTCATACTAACGACATTCATGTGAATAGTAACGAGAATAAGTATGAAGTGCGCGGCGAAGGATTCAACTCCAAATCACTTTTGGAAGACCACGAAAATAGTCACGCAGGTGAACGGCCTTATAAATGCACTGTATGCGGAAAAGATTTCGTCGTTATGGCTTACCTGACAAAACACATGCTTACTCACACGGATGATTACAATCATAAGTGTGACGTTTGCGGCAAAGGATTTGTGACCAGAAAACGCTTGACAGATCATGAACGCCTTCATACAGGAGAGAGACCGTTCAAATGTACTGTATGTGAAAAAGATTTCTCGACTAAGGTTTACCTAACTAGACACATGTCTATTCACCAAAGTGAGTTCAAATATAAATGCGAAGTGTGTGGCAAAGCCTGGAATAATTGTGCTAACCTAACGAAACACAAACGCATTCATACAAACGAGAAGTTTGAATGCACTATATGCGAGAAAGATTTTTCCAATAAGTATAATCTCAGCGCACACATGAAAATCCACATGGATGATTACGAGCATAAGTGTGATGTGTGCGGCAAAGGATTCACCTGTAAATCACTTTTAAAAGACCACGGACATAGCCACACAGGTGAACGGCCTTACAAATGCACCGTATGTGGGAAAGATTTCGCCGTAACGGCTTGCTTTACTAAACACATGCTTACTCACACGGATGATTATAAGCATAAGTGTGACTTTTGTGGCAAAGGTTTTGTGACCAGGAATCTTCTGAAAGATCATAAACGCTGTCATACAGGAGAGCGACCGTACAAATGCACTGTATGTGGGAAAGCTTTCGCGTCTAAAACTTACCTATCCAGACACAGGTCTATTCACGAAAGGGATTACAAGTACAGGTGTGAAGTGTGTGGTAAAGGcatgaacgatagttctggctTCGCAAAACACAAAAGCCTTCATACGAACGAGAAGTAAATTTATCATATGCGGAAGAGATTTTAGCTCTAAGATTGGCCAAGGATTCACAAAAGCAAACATttagaggtagttttgaaacttATATTGAGGTTTGTTTATTGTACATAcgtttgatttgaataaaattgacactctttctttttttaaagaaatcgttttgttcatttttcaaGAGCACTTATTTTTAGACAAATAAATTTTGCCGCTCTATCACCTAAGTTCGATGTTTGGATAATTTTTCTTCTGATGCACAATAAACTAccatgtcttctgatggacaatAAACTACCGACAAAACGCCTTGTAGGACGAGGTCAGGTCCTTTGTAAACTGGAACTTGGTATCAACATGTTTTGCTCGTCGCTTTAACCTTTCTGCTTCCAGTTGACGGATAGTGCTTTGGTTGTCTTCGTACAATACGATGTTACTAATTGGTTCACACAAATCTGTCATAAGCTTCCGCATCCAAAGTAGTGCCTGACCAActtcagcagcagcaacaaattCGGCCTCAGTTGATGATAAagcgcccgggttggcggttcaatgcatagggcgctggtcttacaaaccagttgtcgtatgttcgagccccgacctggaaggattcgtagtgtcagtagaatcgtgtagcactagccatgtactggttctgtacactctgaatcggctgcgaagtctgttgaaacagaaggtcaaattccactacagaaatGTAATCCCAAGgctttgatgataaagcgacaCACGTTTGCTTCCTTGCCGCCCAACTGATCGTACCACCACCaaatgtgattggcacattagcggcccttacacgatcattaaaagtgtcattactaaaaagtaatggcacttttaatgatcgtgtaaggtctacgagttcagtaatgacacgagtaatgatggaattccggattttccatcattaccaacattatttcttcttcttatttttttgtgtggaagtgctgaatatctttagaactatacgcaaaaaaatgacaaagtgtagatttaaatggttaatatttcattaaccttaacgtttcaatggcaaatcaaatttattttcagctaaacgaaaataaaaatattgctattgcttggagtagttacaaat
This genomic window from Malaya genurostris strain Urasoe2022 chromosome 1, Malgen_1.1, whole genome shotgun sequence contains:
- the LOC131426603 gene encoding zinc finger protein 493-like isoform X1; the protein is MEVCLARDGILETEETENSSVAFSSSSAPTIDSPIKLEYEIGDEEFTQKSDHEDVLVPKEEQIYSCEICEKQFSFKNALKKHMIVHTEDKPFQCNVCGKGFQYYQKLKDHSNIHTGERPYSCTVCEKKFSSKKMLGQHMHIHTSQLSYKCIVCGKEFAIKAYLTRHMSIHQSLFKYKCEMCGIGFNDAANLTKHKRLHTNEKYKCTICEKDFSNKYYLSRHMKIHVDGFEHKCDVCGKGFTSKSVLKDHENSHTGERPYKCTVCGKDFHRKTKLSIHMKFHTSEQSYKCTICGKDFAFMANLSQHMLIHTNDYKHECDVCGKGFVTRALLEDHKRLHTGERPYKCTVCGKDFITRYFLSRHMLLHTNDYKHKCYICGKGFMTKKRLQDHERLHTGERPYKCTVCGKDFATNYYLSRHRFIHGRDHRYKCEVCGKGFHESTNLARHIHIHTNDIHVNSNENKYEVRGEGFNSKSLLEDHENSHAGERPYKCTVCGKDFVVMAYLTKHMLTHTDDYNHKCDVCGKGFVTRKRLTDHERLHTGERPFKCTVCEKDFSTKVYLTRHMSIHQSEFKYKCEVCGKAWNNCANLTKHKRIHTNEKFECTICEKDFSNKYNLSAHMKIHMDDYEHKCDVCGKGFTCKSLLKDHGHSHTGERPYKCTVCGKDFAVTACFTKHMLTHTDDYKHKCDFCGKGFVTRNLLKDHKRCHTGERPYKCTVCGKAFASKTYLSRHRSIHERDYKYRCEVCGKGMNDSSGFAKHKSLHTNEK